One window from the genome of Musa acuminata AAA Group cultivar baxijiao chromosome BXJ1-4, Cavendish_Baxijiao_AAA, whole genome shotgun sequence encodes:
- the LOC135667821 gene encoding ATP synthase gamma chain 1, chloroplastic-like: MACSNLATTWASPKPSDHTHLSSRAFLAPSRLLFAPASASSPRPPPSTAVYCGLRELRGRIDSVKNTQKITEAMKLVAAAKVRRAQEAVVSGRPFSESLVEVLYNINEQLQTEDVDVPLTRVRPVRKIALVVVTGDRGLCGGFNNYIIKKAEQRRAELSALGIASTVISVGKKGNTYFQRRPYIPVDRFLEVGSLPTTKEAQAIADDVFSLFVSEDVDKVELLYTKFVSLVKSDPVIHTLLPLSPKGEICDVNGVCVDAAEDELFRLTTKEGKLTVERETVRTPTPAFSPILQFEQDPVQILDALLPLYLNSQILRALQESLASELAARMTAMSNATDNAMELKRTLSTLYNRERQAKITGEILEIVAGAEALT; encoded by the coding sequence ATGGCTTGCTCCAATCTTGCCACAACGTGGGCTTCCCCTAAGCCGTCAGACCACACCCACCTCTCCTCGCGCGCCTTCCTTGCCCCCTCCCGCCTCCTCTTCGCCCCGGCCTCGGCGTCCTCCCCGCGCCCGCCGCCCTCCACCGCCGTCTACTGCGGCCTCCGCGAGCTCCGCGGCCGCATCGACTCCGTGAAGAACACTCAGAAGATCACGGAGGCCATGAAGCTGGTGGCGGCCGCCAAGGTCCGCCGCGCCCAGGAGGCCGTCGTCAGTGGCCGCCCCTTCTCGGAGTCCCTTGTCGAGGTACTCTACAACATTAACGAGCAGCTGCAGACGGAGGACGTGGACGTGCCCCTCACCCGCGTCCGCCCCGTCCGCAAGATCGCCCTCGTGGTGGTCACCGGCGACCGCGGCCTCTGCGGAGGCTTCAACAACTATATCATCAAGAAGGCAGAGCAGCGCAGGGCGGAGCTCTCCGCCCTCGGCATCGCCTCCACTGTCATCAGCGTGGGGAAGAAGGGCAACACCTACTTTCAGCGGCGCCCCTACATCCCCGTTGACCGATTCCTCGAGGTCGGCAGCCTGCCCACCACCAAAGAGGCGCAGGCCATCGCCGACGACGTCTTCTCCCTCTTCGTCAGCGAGGATGTCGACAAGGTGGAGCTCCTCTACACCAAGTTCGTCTCCCTCGTCAAGTCCGACCCCGTCATCCACACCCTTCTCCCCCTCTCCCCCAAGGGCGAGATCTGCGACGTCAACGGTGTCTGCGTCGACGCCGCCGAGGACGAGCTCTTCCGCCTCACCACCAAGGAGGGGAAGCTCACGGTCGAACGGGAGACGGTGCGCACCCCGACCCCTGCCTTCTCGCCCATCCTGCAGTTCGAGCAGGACCCGGTGCAGATCCTGGACGCGCTGCTGCCCCTGTACCTCAACAGCCAGATACTTAGGGCACTGCAGGAGTCGCTGGCGAGCGAGCTCGCCGCCAGAATGACCGCCATGAGCAACGCCACCGACAACGCCATGGAGCTGAAGAGGACCCTCTCGACACTCTACAACCGGGAGCGGCAGGCCAAGATCACCGGGGAGATATTGGAGATCGTCGCCGGCGCTGAAGCCCTCACATGA
- the LOC135667805 gene encoding probable pectate lyase 12: protein MLLHHRHRLPAHILLFLLSFPLLTAASPFPNSSLHLDAHRDPDSVAREVQRKVEFSHRRALLAAGAKDQCVTGNPVDDCWRCSGSDWRQDRQRLADCGIGFGRDALGGKGGPIYVVTDPSDRDPVNPAAGTLRYGAIQEGPLWITFARDMTIRLNEELLVNSFKTIDGRGAVVHIAGGACITLQYVSNIIIHNVHVHHCVPAGEANVRSSPTHYGWRTRSDGDGISIYSGRKIWVDHCALSYCADGLIDAVMGSTGITISNNHFSHHNEVMLLGHNDDYLPDSGMQVTIAFNRFGEELVQRMPRCRRGYFHVVNNDFTAWQMYAIGGSANPTINSQGNRYIAPTNPGAKEVTKRVETEESDWSGWNWRTEGDVMVNGAFFVASGQGLEAKYAKAWSVEPKSAALIDQLTGNAGVLGGPRDNSVGPGNSGVNYVGSATTQDGGEGGYGSLGMVFASVAPPPSAPPIFSSVSIFLSFYLIVAALFSLCRP from the exons ATGCTCCTCCACCACCGCCATCGCCTTCCCGCCCACATTCTCCTTTTCTTGCTCTCATTCCCTCTCTTGACGGCCGCATCGCCCTTTCCCAACTCCTCCCTGCATCTCGACGCTCACCGCGACCCCGATTCCGTCGCCCGCGAGGTCCAGAG GAAGGTGGAGTTCTCCCACCGGCGTGCCCTCCTGGCCGCGGGCGCCAAGGACCAGTGCGTCACCGGCAACCCCGTTGATGACTGCTGGCGGTGCTCCGGCTCGGACTGGCGGCAGGACCGGCAGCGACTCGCGGACTGTGGCATCGGCTTCGGCCGCGATGCCCTGGGGGGGAAGGGCGGGCCGATCTACGTGGTGACGGACCCGTCGGATCGCGACCCGGTGAATCCCGCCGCGGGCACCCTCCGGTACGGCGCCATCCAGGAGGGGCCCCTGTGGATCACCTTCGCCCGCGACATGACCATCCGCCTCAACGAGGAGCTGCTGGTGAACAGCTTCAAGACCATCGACGGCCGTGGCGCCGTGGTCCACATCGCCGGCGGCGCCTGCATCACCCTTCAGTACGTCTCCAATATCATCATCCACAACGTGCACGTCCACCACTGCGTCCCCGCGGGCGAGGCCAACGTGCGCTCCTCCCCCACCCACTACGGCTGGCGCACCCGGTCCGACGGCGACGGCATCTCCATCTACAGCGGGCGCAAGATCTGGGTGGACCACTGCGCGCTGTCCTACTGCGCCGACGGGCTCATCGACGCCGTCATGGGCTCCACCGGGATTACCATCTCCAACAATCACTTCTCGCACCACAATGAGGTGATGCTGCTGGGTCACAACGACGACTACCTGCCGGACTCGGGGATGCAGGTGACCATCGCGTTCAACCGGTTCGGGGAGGAGCTGGTGCAGCGGATGCCTCGTTGCCGGCGCGGTTACTTCCACGTTGTGAACAACGACTTCACGGCGTGGCAGATGTACGCCATCGGCGGCAGTGCCAACCCCACCATCAACAGCCAGGGCAACCGCTACATCGCCCCCACCAACCCCGGCGCCAAAGAG GTGACGAAGAGGGTGGAAACGGAGGAAAGCGACTGGAGCGGATGGAACTGGCGGACGGAGGGGGACGTGATGGTGAACGGAGCGTTCTTCGTGGCGTCCGGGCAGGGGCTTGAGGCCAAGTACGCCAAGGCCTGGAGCGTCGAACCCAAGTCCGCGGCGCTCATCGACCAGCTCACCGGCAACGCGGGCGTCCTCGGTGGGCCCAG GGACAACAGCGTGGGACCGGGGAACTCCGGAGTCAACTATGTTGGGTCCGCCACCACTCAAGACGGTGGCGAAGGCGGATATGGGTCCCTTGGTATGGTGTTTGCAAGCGTCGCGCCACCGCCATCTGCTCCGCCAATCTTCTCCTCCGTCAGTATCTTCTTGTCTTTCTATTTAATTGTCGCAGCTCTCTTCTCTCTTTGTAGACCCTGA
- the LOC135672200 gene encoding thaumatin-like protein 1: MDLGDFQVEPGTVMYNFADDGWRGRLWLRTHCTTDNHGIFSCLTGDCGSVVQSCEGKPAKAPVTLLDFLNFSGNDTQYTYGVSLMHGFNVPAMVYPQNSSCEPTGCPADINAICPSDLRVKDSAGNTIACNSACDAYRDPKLCCINEYGSRAKCQPSSQAKVFMRACPLAHTWTYDGRAFACWGSDFNITLCPKV, from the coding sequence ATGGACCTGGGAGATTTCCAAGTCGAGCCAGGCACCGTCATGTACAACTTCGCCGACGACGGGTGGCGCGGCCGGCTGTGGCTCCGCACCCACTGCACCACCGACAACCACGGCATCTTCTCGTGCCTCACCGGAGACTGCGGTTCCGTGGTGCAGTCGTGCGAGGGGAAGCCGGCCAAGGCGCCCGTCACCCTCCTCGACTTCCTCAACTTCAGCGGCAACGACACCCAGTACACCTACGGTGTCAGCCTCATGCACGGCTTCAACGTGCCCGCCATGGTGTACCCGCAGAACTCCTCGTGTGAGCCGACGGGGTGCCCGGCCGACATCAACGCCATCTGCCCCAGCGACCTCCGGGTGAAGGACTCCGCCGGGAACACCATCGCCTGCAACAGCGCGTGCGACGCCTACCGAGACCCGAAGCTGTGCTGCATCAACGAGTACGGCAGCCGCGCCAAGTGCCAACCTTCGTCGCAGGCGAAGGTCTTCATGCGCGCGTGTCCTTTGGCGCACACATGGACGTACGACGGCAGGGCCTTCGCTTGCTGGGGGTCGGACTTCAACATCACCTTATGCCCCAAAGTTTAG
- the LOC135672201 gene encoding thaumatin-like protein 1b: MGLGMFEIGPNEVMFNTADDSWRGRVYFRTYCTTDNHGIVSCLTADCGSGEQSCEGKAAKAPVTLLDFLNFSGNDTQYTYDISLMHGFNVPAMVYPQDSSCQPTGCPGDINAICPDDLRVKDSAGKTIACKSACDAYQDPKLCCINEYGSRAKCQPSSQAKVFMQACPLAHTWTYDGRAFACSGSDFNITLCPTA, translated from the coding sequence ATGGGCCTCGGGATGTTCGAGATCGGTCCCAATGAGGTCATGTTCAACACCGCCGACGACAGTTGGCGTGGCCGGGTGTACTTCCGCACCTACTGCACCACCGACAACCACGGAATCGTCTCGTGCCTCACCGCCGACTGCGGCTCCGGCGAGCAGTCGTGCGAGGGGAAGGCGGCCAAGGCGCCCGTCACCCTCCTCGACTTCCTCAACTTCAGCGGCAACGACACCCAGTACACCTACGACATCAGCCTCATGCACGGCTTCAACGTGCCCGCCATGGTGTACCCGCAGGACTCATCGTGCCAGCCGACGGGGTGCCCGGGCGACATCAACGCCATCTGCCCCGACGATCTCCGTGTGAAGGACTCCGCGGGGAAAACCATCGCCTGCAAGAGCGCGTGCGACGCATACCAAGACCCGAAGCTGTGCTGCATCAACGAGTACGGGAGCCGCGCCAAGTGCCAGCCTTCGTCGCAGGCGAAGGTGTTCATGCAGGCATGCCCTTTGGCGCACACTTGGACTTACGACGGCAGGGCCTTCGCTTGCTCGGGGTCGGACTTCAACATCACACTGTGCCCCACGGCTTAG
- the LOC135672622 gene encoding cyclin-dependent kinases regulatory subunit 1-like, whose product MGQIQYSEKYFDDTYEYRHVVLPPEVAKLLPKNRLLSENEWRAIGVQQSRGWVHYAIHRPEPHIMLFRRPLNYQQQQVNHAAAVQATQMLAK is encoded by the exons ATGGGTCAGATCCAGTATTCGGAGAAGTACTTCGACGACACATACGAGTATAG GCATGTGGTGCTCCCTCCGGAGGTCGCCAAACTGCTCCCCAAGAACCGTCTTCTCTCCGAG AACGAGTGGCGGGCGATCGGGGTGCAGCAGAGCAGGGGTTGGGTGCACTATGCGATCCATCGCCCGGAGCCGCACATCATGCTCTTCCGGCGGCCGCTCAACTACCAGCAGCAGCAGGTGAATCACGCCGCCGCTGTCCAAGCCACCCAAATGCTTGCGAAATGA
- the LOC135667837 gene encoding pheophorbide a oxygenase, chloroplastic-like: MASFLYLSTSNCLFQRPPPSLFPASAISPSSSSSSSSYKPLLPRRRRRSRLCVATPSSPAAPTPAVEESQEAEEASSSSPSESSFSWRDHWYPVSLIEDLDPRVPTPFQLLNRDLVLWKDPNSGDWVALDDRCPHRLAPLSEGRIDETGCLQCSYHGWSFDGSGSCVRIPQASSEGPEARAVRSPRSCAVKFPTLVSQGMLFVWPDENGWEKAAATNPPMLPAEFDDPNFSTVTIQRDLFYGYDTLMENVSDPSHIDFAHHKVTGRRDRARPLPFKLESSGTWGYAGSDAGNPRISAKFVAPCYVMNKIEIDTKLPFLGDQKWIIWICSFNIPMAPGKTRSIVCSARNFFQFSMPGPSWWQLVPRWYEHWTSNKVYDGDMIVLQGQEKIFLSKMMESSTDVNQQYTKITFTPTQADRLVLAFRNWLRRYGNGQPNWFGHASQQSLPSTVLSKRQMLDRYEQHTLKCSSCKGAYEAFQMLQKLFIGTTVVFCATAGIPSEFSIRLLLAAAAIASAAVAYALRELQKNFVYVDYIHANID, from the exons ATGGCGTCTTTTCTCTACCTCTCTACTTCCAACTGCCTCTTCCAGagacctcctccctccctcttcccTGCTTCGGCCatctcgccttcttcttcttcttcttcttcttcttataaaCCCCTTCTCCCCCGGCGCCGGCGGCGGTCGCGCCTCTGTGTGGCGACCCCCTCTTCTCCTGCCGCGCCGACTCCCGCCGTGGAAGAGAGCCAAGAAGCCGAGGAGGCCTCGTCGTCTTCGCCGTCGGAATCTTCGTTCTCGTGGAGGGATCACTGGTACCCCGTCTCCCTCATCGAGGATCTCGACCCTCGGGTCCCCACCCCTTTCCAGCTCCTCAACCGTGACCTCGTCCTCTGGAAGGACCCCAACTCCGGCGATTGGGTCGCTTTGGACGACCGCTGCCCCCACCGTCTCGCCCCACTCTCG GAGGGGAGGATCGACGAGACCGGTTGCTTGCAGTGCTCGTATCACGGGTGGTCCTTTGATGGGAGCGGCTCGTGCGTCCGGATCCCACAGGCCTCGAGCGAGGGACCTGAGGCGCGAGCTGTTCGATCGCCGAGATCTTGCGCGGTCAAATTCCCCACACTTGTCTCGCAGGGTATGCTGTTTGTGTGGCCCGATGAGAACGGGTGGGAGAAGGCGGCTGCCACCAATCCCCCCAT GTTGCCAGCAGAATTTGATGATCCCAATTTCTCGACCGTGACTATCCAGCGTGACCTGTTCTATGGGTACGATACGCTGATGGAGAATGTCTCAGATCCGTCGCATATTGATTTTGCACACCACAAG GTCACTGGAAGAAGGGACAGAGCTAGGCCTTTGCCATTTAAGTTGGAGTCTAGTGGCACTTGGGGATATGCTGGTTCAGATGCTGGGAATCCACGTATCAGTGCTAAATTTGTTGCCCCTTGTTATGTTATGAATAA GATAGAGATTGACACAAAACTGCCATTTCTTGGTGACCAAAAATGGATTATATGGATCTGTTCCTTTAACATTCCTATGGCCCCAGGAAAGACTCGTTCGATCGTGTGTAGTGCTCGTAACTTTTTCCAATTCTCAATGCCAGGTCCTTCCTGGTGGCAG CTGGTACCCCGCTGGTATGAGCATTGGACTTCAAACAAGGTCTATGATGGTGATATGATTGTCCTCCAGGGTCAAGAAAAGATATTTCTTTCTAAAATGATGGAGTCTTCTACTGATGTCAATCAGCAGTATACGAAGATCACATTCACACCGACCCAGGCTGATCGTTTGGTTCTAGCATTTCGGAATTGGTTGAGGAGATATGGGAATGGCCAGCCAAACTGGTTTGGCCATGCTAGCCAACAGTCTTTACCTTCAACTGTCCTGTCCAAACGTCAG ATGCTCGACAGATACGAACAACATACTCTCAAATGCTCATCGTGCAAAGGTGCCTACGAGGCCTTTCAGATGTTGCAGAAGCTATTTATAGGCACAACAGTAGTTTTCTGTGCTACTGCTGGAATTCCTTCAGAGTTCTCAATTCGACTTCtgttagctgcagctgccattgccAGCGCAGCTGTGGCTTATGCTTTGCGTGAACTCCAGAAGAACTTTGTCTATGTGGATTACATACATGCTAATATTGATTAA
- the LOC135667853 gene encoding protein RMD5 homolog: protein MELNMVHDVFDRVAKKQKLLSSRTQELIDQVGWEIEQAKLKMQPIESTTGCTDPKSILVDLKTKLNEIAPLNQLEGLQKELNFGLGKYVKTLEKCFNSDISKAHRKVDFDVHIVNQIIATHFYRHGMFNIGDCFIREANEPEAAAIKSAFLEMHEIVEAMRCRNLEPALCWASKQSEWLLHNGSSLELKLHQLQFVEILQNGSRNEALTYARTRLAPFAPVHMVTFQKLMACLLWAGKIHQSPYADFMSPSHWETVAEEFMQRFCSLLGQSYQSPLGVTIEAGIQGLPVLLKIESVMATKKQEWLTMTELPVPVDLGREFHFHSIFICPVLKEQGSDENPPMMIPCGHVLSKQSIVKLSKNSTRAFKCPYCPSEATVAQSRQLYF from the coding sequence ATGGAGTTAAATATGGTACATGATGTATTTGACCGAGTTGCTAAGAAGCAGAAGCTTTTGTCTTCTAGAACTCAAGAACTCATTGACCAAGTTGGATGGGAGATTGAGCAGGCAAAGTTGAAGATGCAGCCGATTGAGAGTACTACTGGCTGTACTGATCCAAAATCTATACTGGTTGATCTGAAGACCAAACTGAATGAGATTGCACCATTAAACCAATTAGAAGGACTCCAGAAGGAGCTGAACTTTGGACTTGGAAAATATGTCAAAACACTTGAGAAGTGTTTCAATTCAGATATATCAAAAGCACATCGAAAAGTTGACTTTGATGTCCACATAGTAAATCAGATTATTGCAACCCACTTCTACCGCCATGGCATGTTCAATATCGGTGACTGCTTCATAAGAGAAGCAAACGAGCCAGAAGCTGCAGCCATTAAATCTGCTTTCCTGGAGATGCATGAAATAGTCGAGGCTATGAGGTGTAGGAACCTTGAACCTGCTCTTTGCTGGGCTTCCAAGCAGAGTGAATGGTTATTGCACAATGGTTCTAGTCTTGAACTGAAGCTTCACCAACTGCAGTTTGTAGAGATACTACAGAACGGAAGCAGAAATGAGGCTCTCACTTATGCAAGGACTCGTCTGGCCCCTTTTGCTCCGGTGCACATGGTCACATTCCAAAAGTTGATGGCCTGTCTGTTATGGGCTGGTAAGATCCACCAGTCCCCATACGCTGACTTCATGTCGCCTAGTCACTGGGAGACCGTAGCTGAGGAGTTCATGCAACGGTTCTGCAGCCTGCTGGGCCAGTCTTATCAAAGCCCACTTGGTGTGACAATAGAAGCAGGCATTCAAGGGCTGCCGGTGCTGCTGAAGATAGAAAGTGTGATGGCTACTAAGAAGCAGGAGTGGCTGACGATGACAGAGCTCCCTGTTCCAGTGGACCTGGGAAGGGAGTTCCATTTTCACTCAATCTTCATTTGCCCAGTGCTGAAAGAGCAAGGGAGTGATGAGAACCCTCCGATGATGATTCCATGTGGCCATGTGCTCTCCAAGCAGTCGATAGTGAAGCTCTCCAAGAACAGTACACGAGCTTTCAAGTGTCCTTACTGTCCATCGGAGGCGACCGTGGCCCAATCTAGGCAACTTTACTTTTAG